A region from the Stygiolobus caldivivus genome encodes:
- a CDS encoding elongator complex protein 3 → MLVRKPIRMLSGVTVVSVMTAPSRCPHGKCIFCPGGVDYNTPQSYYGKEPTLMRAIENSYDPFYQVQSRLRQYEANGHIPSKVELIIMGGTFLATPLDYQEWFVTQALEGMNRYPDSSKPGFVYLEEAQLRNESANIRCVGMTVETKPDWGKEREAKQMLRLGATKVELGVQTVYDELLMRSNRGHTVKDSIESTRILKDRGFKVVYHVMLGLPGSDPDKDLEGFKRLFSDPDFMPDMLKIYPTLVVETAPLAEVWKRGLYKPYDTETLVELISEMYRFIPPWVRVMRVQRDIPAPIILDGNKKGNLRELVEKRALEKGVKINEIRFREVGVRWLHTGEIPRGEPKLRKYVYEASKGLEVFLSFEFDDGTVVGYLRLRKPSDVEKISIVRELHIYGLETPVGLWDDLSFQHKGYGSKLLAEAEKISVDELDAKRILVLSGIGAREYYRKKGYKNAYPYMEKELV, encoded by the coding sequence ATGCTAGTGAGGAAACCTATAAGGATGCTATCTGGTGTTACGGTCGTCTCAGTAATGACTGCTCCCTCTAGGTGCCCGCACGGTAAATGTATTTTCTGCCCGGGAGGTGTGGATTATAACACTCCCCAAAGCTACTACGGAAAGGAGCCTACTCTAATGAGGGCTATTGAGAATAGCTACGACCCTTTTTATCAAGTACAATCTAGACTGAGGCAGTATGAGGCTAACGGGCATATCCCGAGTAAGGTCGAGCTGATTATAATGGGAGGGACTTTCTTAGCTACTCCCCTAGATTATCAAGAATGGTTTGTGACACAAGCATTAGAAGGTATGAATAGGTATCCCGACTCATCAAAGCCCGGTTTTGTTTATTTAGAGGAAGCCCAGCTAAGGAATGAGTCAGCCAATATCAGGTGTGTCGGGATGACAGTTGAGACTAAGCCTGACTGGGGTAAGGAGAGAGAGGCTAAGCAGATGCTAAGGCTCGGGGCCACTAAGGTAGAACTAGGAGTACAGACAGTATATGACGAACTACTTATGAGAAGTAATAGGGGGCATACTGTTAAGGACTCGATTGAGTCGACTAGGATTTTAAAAGATAGGGGCTTTAAGGTCGTCTATCACGTAATGCTGGGCCTACCGGGTTCTGACCCTGACAAAGACCTTGAGGGCTTTAAGAGGCTTTTTTCAGACCCCGATTTCATGCCGGACATGTTGAAAATTTACCCTACACTGGTGGTAGAAACTGCACCTCTAGCTGAGGTATGGAAGAGGGGGTTATATAAACCCTACGATACTGAGACATTGGTCGAGCTTATATCTGAAATGTATCGTTTCATCCCTCCTTGGGTTAGGGTAATGAGGGTCCAGAGGGACATCCCTGCCCCTATAATACTAGACGGGAACAAAAAGGGGAATTTGAGGGAACTCGTAGAGAAAAGGGCTTTAGAAAAAGGCGTGAAAATAAATGAGATAAGGTTTAGAGAAGTCGGGGTAAGGTGGTTACATACTGGGGAGATACCCAGAGGAGAACCGAAGTTAAGAAAGTATGTCTATGAAGCCAGTAAAGGTTTGGAAGTTTTCCTTTCTTTCGAGTTCGATGACGGTACTGTAGTAGGCTACTTGAGGCTAAGAAAGCCTTCTGATGTAGAAAAGATAAGTATTGTGAGAGAGCTCCACATTTACGGCCTTGAGACACCTGTAGGGCTGTGGGATGACCTCAGTTTTCAACATAAGGGATACGGTTCTAAGTTGTTGGCTGAAGCTGAGAAGATATCTGTTGATGAACTCGACGCTAAAAGGATCCTCGTACTTTCCGGTATAGGGGCTAGGGAATATTATAGGAAGAAGGGGTACAAAAACGCTTACCCTTATATGGAGAAGGAACTGGTCTAG
- a CDS encoding MFS transporter translates to MKLTWKSVLISGMGVFSDGYNLYSLSLMIYTISAFIPMTKITEGLLVAGSYLGAAVSALLFGLISDIEGRKKMYGIDVTLMAIGAALQALSQNYSELFLSRLLLGMGVGADYVLSPIIVAENAEKQKRGRAMVITFAVMWGLGAVLAAFVDQLTLQLPQSLAWRIVLGLGAVPALSVIFARRKLTETLLFLSKVRPDEKEIRDLEKEGVNVKIDIDKGSFRERFMSSLFLVIISAVLWLLYDIYSSTFAIYGPITIAYNLGITPIMFTYIAQFFAGIPGQLLCIFLIDKIGRKPLIVIGYTGVSIWLILYSLLLLDPSLFGLYETGKLTGEGAVLGLTFYMLNYLFSAMGPASIIGSGMVTPELVHTKIRGTSQAISVAVDRTASATVISLFPSLVSIIGLGGMVGIYGIVALLSALITLFLVPETKGQELDRVKRVVTKI, encoded by the coding sequence ATGAAACTCACCTGGAAGTCAGTCCTTATCTCAGGAATGGGCGTATTTTCAGATGGTTACAACTTGTACTCGCTATCACTAATGATATACACTATATCTGCGTTTATCCCCATGACTAAGATAACAGAAGGGTTGCTGGTCGCAGGCTCCTATCTAGGTGCCGCAGTTTCAGCACTACTTTTCGGGCTCATCTCGGATATTGAAGGGAGGAAGAAAATGTACGGGATAGACGTTACTCTAATGGCTATAGGAGCAGCTTTACAAGCTTTATCGCAAAACTATAGTGAACTCTTCCTTTCAAGGTTACTATTAGGCATGGGTGTAGGTGCAGACTACGTGTTATCCCCTATAATAGTAGCAGAAAACGCTGAAAAACAAAAGAGGGGAAGAGCAATGGTAATAACATTCGCGGTAATGTGGGGCCTAGGCGCTGTACTAGCAGCCTTCGTAGACCAGTTAACATTACAATTACCTCAATCACTAGCATGGAGGATAGTATTAGGTCTCGGTGCTGTCCCCGCATTGTCTGTAATATTCGCGAGGAGAAAACTGACTGAGACCTTACTTTTCCTGTCAAAAGTTAGACCTGATGAAAAAGAAATCAGGGATCTAGAAAAAGAAGGGGTTAACGTCAAAATAGATATAGATAAGGGCAGCTTTAGAGAGAGGTTTATGTCCTCTCTATTCCTAGTGATCATCTCAGCAGTATTGTGGTTACTCTATGATATCTACTCGTCTACATTCGCCATATACGGACCTATAACAATTGCCTATAACTTAGGTATAACACCGATAATGTTTACATACATTGCACAGTTCTTTGCGGGGATCCCAGGCCAGTTACTCTGTATTTTCTTAATAGATAAAATAGGGAGAAAACCATTAATAGTGATAGGATATACCGGTGTATCAATATGGCTAATCCTTTATTCACTACTACTCTTAGACCCGTCATTATTCGGCCTATATGAGACCGGTAAACTAACGGGTGAAGGTGCAGTTTTAGGACTAACATTCTACATGTTAAATTACTTGTTTTCTGCCATGGGACCTGCGTCAATAATAGGCTCCGGAATGGTCACCCCTGAACTAGTCCACACTAAAATAAGGGGGACTTCACAAGCTATCAGCGTAGCAGTAGATAGGACAGCATCAGCTACCGTGATCTCACTATTCCCTTCGCTAGTATCCATTATAGGGTTAGGAGGAATGGTAGGGATTTACGGTATAGTAGCGCTATTATCGGCACTAATAACACTATTCCTAGTCCCAGAGACTAAAGGACAAGAATTAGATAGAGTTAAGAGAGTGGTGACTAAAATTTAA
- a CDS encoding 4Fe-4S dicluster domain-containing protein: MPIDPNYRTNRKVVSEQNGIKIYEPYNPPKQLGIWGTIVGVDFDLCIADGSCINACPVNVFQWLDTPGHPASEKKAFPINEQACIFCMACVNVCPVAAIDVKPP, from the coding sequence ATGCCTATAGACCCTAACTATAGAACTAACAGAAAAGTGGTAAGTGAACAAAACGGTATAAAGATTTATGAACCGTATAACCCACCTAAACAGCTGGGTATCTGGGGTACAATAGTAGGAGTAGATTTTGACTTGTGTATAGCAGACGGTTCGTGTATAAATGCCTGCCCCGTAAACGTATTCCAATGGCTAGACACGCCAGGTCATCCGGCATCGGAGAAAAAAGCTTTCCCAATAAACGAACAAGCTTGTATCTTTTGCATGGCATGTGTAAACGTATGCCCAGTAGCTGCTATAGACGTAAAACCACCATAA
- a CDS encoding DUF364 domain-containing protein, with protein MELIEKLISIIPEEKVRDLVVGLGWTVVLSVHAGMAMTYRFNEEPRDVNSLHEMNTKELAQLLRSWNFLEASVGLAGINSALPIPKSYKIANALDLALQESEGKVVTMVGYFFPYVEKFREKAKRFYVLELNPNLVDSRKNVLYTFAAEEVIPKSDIVIFTATTIINKSIERLLQLSRSAKVYLVGPSTPMTDVLFDYGIDVIGGVRVKDEEKLVRVIKNGLCFPFSDFMRKHVLEEIVIE; from the coding sequence ATGGAGTTAATAGAAAAACTGATTTCCATTATCCCTGAGGAAAAGGTCAGGGACTTGGTTGTAGGCTTAGGCTGGACTGTAGTCTTGTCAGTTCATGCAGGGATGGCTATGACTTATAGGTTTAATGAAGAACCAAGAGATGTCAACAGCTTGCATGAGATGAATACTAAAGAGTTAGCTCAGCTCCTAAGGAGTTGGAACTTTCTTGAAGCCTCAGTTGGACTGGCTGGTATAAACTCTGCATTGCCAATTCCCAAGAGCTATAAGATAGCTAACGCACTTGACCTAGCCCTTCAGGAGAGCGAAGGAAAAGTCGTAACTATGGTAGGTTACTTTTTTCCTTATGTCGAAAAGTTCAGGGAGAAAGCCAAGCGGTTTTACGTCTTGGAACTAAACCCTAACCTAGTCGACTCGCGTAAAAACGTTTTATACACCTTTGCGGCTGAGGAGGTCATACCAAAGAGTGATATTGTCATCTTTACGGCAACTACGATAATAAATAAGAGCATAGAGAGGCTGTTGCAGTTAAGCAGGTCAGCTAAGGTCTATTTAGTAGGCCCCTCTACACCTATGACTGATGTCCTCTTCGATTACGGGATTGATGTAATAGGGGGTGTCAGGGTCAAGGACGAAGAGAAGTTGGTAAGAGTGATAAAGAACGGGCTCTGTTTTCCCTTTTCTGACTTTATGAGGAAGCATGTATTAGAGGAAATAGTGATAGAGTAA
- a CDS encoding HEPN domain-containing protein — MDKINILLHEAEKDIEVGCYNKAVSACYFAVRMQIEVLANKLGSNIPRRGDKLINILKNLGKDDLAKHSLYLYERRKDADYGHESLNKDTALACLSISRRLV; from the coding sequence ATGGATAAAATTAATATCCTTCTACATGAAGCTGAGAAAGATATAGAGGTCGGCTGTTATAACAAGGCTGTTTCAGCGTGTTATTTTGCGGTCAGGATGCAAATAGAGGTTTTGGCAAATAAACTCGGGTCTAATATCCCCAGAAGGGGCGATAAACTCATCAATATCCTAAAGAATTTAGGTAAGGACGACTTGGCTAAGCACTCACTCTACTTATACGAGAGGAGAAAGGACGCTGATTACGGACATGAGAGCCTCAATAAGGACACAGCATTAGCTTGTCTGAGTATCTCAAGGAGGTTAGTGTAG
- the msrA gene encoding peptide-methionine (S)-S-oxide reductase MsrA codes for MEKATLGGGCFWCTEAVFSRVKGVIDVRPGYSGGWVPNPTYEDVCTGLTGHAEVVQITFDPTVISYKELLEIFFEIHDPTTPNRQGNDIGPQYRSIILYHNEEQRRIAEEVIKEVEKRLGKKVVTEVKPFEAFYEAEEYHHKYFERHPNQPYCRIVISPKVKKFMSHFPDKVSLTARP; via the coding sequence ATGGAAAAAGCTACATTAGGCGGCGGGTGTTTTTGGTGTACCGAAGCGGTCTTCTCTAGGGTCAAGGGAGTAATAGACGTTAGGCCGGGATATTCAGGCGGTTGGGTGCCTAACCCCACATATGAAGACGTGTGTACCGGCTTAACGGGACACGCAGAAGTAGTCCAGATAACCTTTGACCCCACCGTCATAAGCTACAAGGAACTACTAGAAATATTTTTTGAGATCCATGACCCTACGACCCCAAATAGGCAGGGAAACGATATAGGCCCCCAATACCGTTCTATAATACTCTACCATAACGAGGAACAACGCAGGATAGCAGAAGAAGTTATTAAGGAAGTAGAAAAGAGACTTGGCAAAAAAGTCGTAACAGAAGTGAAGCCTTTTGAAGCCTTCTACGAGGCTGAAGAGTACCACCACAAGTATTTTGAGAGGCACCCTAACCAACCCTACTGTAGGATTGTCATAAGCCCGAAAGTGAAGAAGTTCATGTCCCACTTTCCCGACAAAGTGTCATTAACAGCAAGACCTTAA